Part of the Rhizoctonia solani chromosome 2, complete sequence genome is shown below.
CGATGCGTACGCAGTATGGACTGGGACACACAATGGGGAGAACAGCGACTTTCGACTCAGATGAAAGAGGCGGCGCCTATGGGTGATAACGAGGTGCCGTTTGGATACCTCGCTCGTGGGTTTGCAGCGATATAATTGCCACTTCTGGCGACTTGGTGGGGACAACGAACAAGGGTTTGATGACGCTGTTAGCTCAGAGAATATTGTATTTGTGATGAAAGCTGGCAAGGTCTACAAGACTGGTGGCAAGCCAGTTGTTTAAGCGCACCTGAATGATGATAAAAACAGATTGAATATCATGAAATATAT
Proteins encoded:
- a CDS encoding amidohydrolase family protein — its product is MDWDTQWGEQRLSTQMKEAAPMGDNEVPFGYLARFDDAVSSENIVFVMKAGKVYKTGGKPVV